Genomic DNA from Melospiza georgiana isolate bMelGeo1 chromosome 3, bMelGeo1.pri, whole genome shotgun sequence:
TAGTTgtaaaagaagttaaaaaatcTTTTAGGCTAATTGAGCTACTTGTATCCTCATTATTCCCATTTGTTTGCATCCATCCTGAAAATATTATCATCTTCTCACAGTAAAACATCATTGCATAGCCAGTGAAGGGGAAGTGAAGGGTTGCAAGACATCTGATCAGCTCCAGTGACACACCAGCAGatggaaacaaagaaaaaaagctccCTTCATCTGCTTTATCTCGTTTTGCGTGGTTGTTCCAGAGACGTGTCCTTGCTGCTGTGCGATAGCAGCGCCTTCCCTGAGTAACATCCTGTCGCTGACCTCAACGTCTCCAGCAAAGTCACTGAGGCCTCTGTGACGAGCACACCCCGTCATCATGTGGTCTTTGACCTAAATCCCTCAGCCACAGACATCCATCCAACATGGAAACGGCCAAGAGTGACCGAGCTGACCCTCTCTCCATGGTCATGGAGAAAAGATTAGCAGCACTGCTGGTCACGGCCGGCTCTGCTACGCTTCAAACGCCAATGCCATGGAAGTTCAACTCTGAAGCAATGCCGAGTGGCCACGGGGAGTTGTACAATACAAAACAGCCTTTTCAATATTTCTCAACAGTAAATACAAACTTATTgactttctctttcctttcaagTGTTTCTGTTGTCacctccttctgcactcacTGACAGGGCACAGCTAGCCTTAAGAACAGAGCCTGGCTTGCTTTCTTGGGCAATTATTCTATTGTTCAAAGGGGAatagaattttctttttgtgtaaTAAGGGACAGTAGCAGTAGGGAAGATATGTTGCCTGGAGATTAAGTTGGAAAGCTTTGTTTCCCCATTTCAGCAGGAATAGAAGGACAACTTATAGCTTAATTCTTACCTTCCTGGCCTATCACCATAATTCATCTCTGAATTATGCTCTTTTAACCTAATGTTTCATGTGTGATATTCCTCAGTTTTGTTAAGAATTATCTTTCTTAAAAAATAGTTATCTCCCTGAAGCAATGAATGTGAAGGGGAAAGACTTCTGTGAATACTGAGAACGTAAatgtcagaaagaaaaaaaaaaggggggggggtctcagacacaggcATACAAATCCCAAAGGCAGAGAGAGTGGGAACACAGGTTCCTCATTTGAAGAAATTATCTACTGAGCACAAGACAGGCTAGAATGTAGACTGTGACTTGctcaaaagaaggaaaaaagcctACCTTTATGCATATTGcagaagagaagggaagaaaaagattcATGATTGTGAACAAATTCTTGTGGTGCACAGTATTTTTCAAGTATGGTTTGGCTCAAATCCCATAAAATAAGAATGGATAGCAAAATACGTGAATAGTTTCTCTAAAGTTCTTATTACACAGGAACAGCAGGCATTTCTCAAAGAGAAATGTCTTGTCCAATCTGAAGTGTTTGCCAAATTGCTATAAGCAAACACATAATATCATCgcctcaaaaaaacccatttcaTAGTCCAAAATTACAGTTCAGTCCTATATTTTCATCTCTGTCAAGATTAGGCTTtggtaggggaaaaaaatggattaTTTCCCCCATTACAGTGGGCTAATGAGAGGCTGTTTCAAGTTGTGCCACTGTGTAGAAACAGAACCAAGCATGGACATTTTGAACATAGAAATCCATAGGATTTCTAAAGGGAATCAGTAAATAGATTGTCTTGACTGTGTCCTTGACACAGGTACATTTCTCTACCTCTTCAGGACACTGCCTGACCCAAGGAGCAGGAGGTGACATCTATGCCCTATAGATCAGTAGATCTACCCAGTTCTTGGGTGTAGCTATCTGGTCCATAAGATCCTCCCTCTAaacatagaatcacagaatcagagaatatgctgagttggaagggatcctcagggatcatcaagtccaactcctggccttgAGCAGGATGCCACAACAGCCACACCATGTGcttgagagcattgtccaaatgcttcttgaactctgtcaggcttgttgctgtgaccacttctctggggagcctgttccagtgtccagTCACCCTCTGGCTGAAGATTCTTTTCCTGATAGCCGACCTGAACCTctcctgacacaacttcaggtcATTCCCtttggtcctgtcactggtcagcacagagaagagatcagtgtctgcatcttctcttcccttcccaagGAAGCTGTAGACAGCAAGGGGATCTTCCCTCaatctcctcctctccaggctgaacagaccaagtgacctcagctgctccccatatggcttcccctcaaggcccttcaacATCTTTGTGGCCCTTATTTGGACTCTCTCTAATAACATTATTGCCCCTCTCATGAGGTCCATCCCATCCCCAAGGAATGAGCTAACCTTCAAAAGGGTTAGGAGATCCAAGCCCCTTGAGCGTTTCCCTAAGTCATCTGCAGCAAGCCTGGCCATCATTGACAGTGGAACAGGGGGTTGCTACTTGGTACCAGCAGCTACTGCTGCCTCACAGATGTTCACATGGAGGGCCAGCTGCTCCACCTCTTCCACTCACCCTCAGAATGGGtgggaggaaagagagaaatagaTGAGATGGGGGAATGGGAGGAATGGAGGAAAGGAAATAGTCTATAGTTCCTCCTGTGTCAACCAGAGTAACTTCACTGAGGACAGATCAAGTAACTTCCCCTCTGCAAGAAGGAGAGAATAATCAAACAACAGTATCTACTGAGTGGAATTTAtgtaaattaatatttcataaaCTTTTTAAGCATCTCCCAGTCTTAACACGTGATGCCATTCTCTCACTGCCATGCTGGGGAGTAAGTCCCACAAGCCTTGCATGGAGGGACAGTTCTGCTGGCAGGCCTGCTTCTTGGGTGAAACCAAGTGGAGTTTCCCTTTTGTCTGCCATGCAATGCTGTGATCTTTCTCCCATGCTGGGACTCGATGACCCAGATGCAGATGTGAGGGTCAGTTTATGTTGTTCAGCCAGAGCTAGTAAAAAGAGATCAGGCTGGGAGAGAGGCCACAGCACTGCATTTACAAGAGTTAAAATCTTGTAGGGAAGCATGAAATAGGAATTGGTTTGGAGGAATCGCTCTGTTGAAGCACGAAACTTGGCTGCCTGATACCCAACAGACAGCACCCACCCTGACATGTTTTATGATGGATCTGTTTGTTCTGAGTGCTACAATGCAACTTTTCATCTTGGCAACTCTTTGAGCAGACAGAACTGGGAGACAAAGTGCCTTCCCTTCCGGCCCACCCTGTCCTCTCTAGATCACACAAAGCACATTTTTGGAGCAGTGTTAGGATTTTATTTACTGCAGGCAAAGGCACAATTCTCtccaccccaaaaaccaccaCATCAACGGCAGCTTTGATAAAGCCTGAAATTGAGGCCTAAGAATTCCGGTGTGAATTATTGAAACAACACAATATCAATCTCATATTATGATGATGATAACTTGGtaccttttccttccttctgacaTCTCTTTCTTTGTACAATACATTTTCTGCTCTCGGTTGTAGCTGGGCAAGGATTTCCCCTTGCTGATGGATGCTGTATGATCTCTTTGACCCTCACTTCATTTCCTCTTTTGAAACCAcaagtttttcctttcttcatgcAAGGGCTCCATGGACTCCACTCACTGGTTTCACAGTGCACTGcaataaacataaaataaacTTAGACTGACCAATATGTTTTTGTATACAGAATACATATGgtacattattttaattctgcATCAGCCAAAAGGTGGCAAAAACTAATGGAACTAATCAGTTGTGAGTTGCAGCAATGAATTGACAGAAATTAGATTGTTAAGGATATGCAGCACAAAATAATGTCAAATAATTATAACAGTTACTATTTTCTACTCACTGTTTTGTAATTACATTCCTGAAGCATGGCAATAACAACGCTACTGGTCTCAGTGGAATCAATTACTGGGGTTTGTTCTGACTTTTCTTTGGTTTGATGAGGTGTAAACCCTTTTAGCTTCGGTGGAATAAACTTTGGTCCTGTGTGAAAGGTGAGTGAAGCCATTGAGTCAAGCTGCTGCAGCTCGTCTCAAAGATGGAAATTGGGAAATTGATAGTTATAAAGGACCAAGTGATATCAGAAGATGTTACATTGGAAGTCAAGTGTCTTTAGCCACCTAAAGACCCATCATCTGTAGCATACAGAAGTTAGAAACAGGCAAAGCAGAGGAGAATTTGGGTCAGTGTGAGGCTTCAAGCTTTTCAGAATGGTGCAGATTACCCTTTCTAAACCAGTGATGTGAATGTGCATCCTGTGCTGTTTGGAGGTCAGAAGGTGTGACATTTCACGCTTATCCAAAGAGTGTAAACAAAACATGGGAATAAACGTGGAAAGCTAACAATATGTTTCTAGTAGCAATCCTTCTCTTATGCCATCTTGCTGTCTTTCTCTTGAGAAAAGATAGTAAATGTATGTATTTACTTTAAGTCCAACTGCATGCTTAAGATTGTAAGTCACCactgaagaaggaaaaacttCCTGCTCCTCTATAAAGACAAATTGGCAAGTCAACTTTTTTCCAGATCCAGAATTTACGTCTAAATTTTCTGAAACCTAGAAATATAACAGACTTTAGGCAATCTCTGAACCTTCCTCCAGTGGGTTGTCATATGGGTCACTTTTTTCATGTTACACTGGGGCTCTTCTGCTAAAATAATTGGCTTTCACACGCACAAAAAGTTCTGGTTTTACTCCATAGCTTTAAATGGCTTTTCCTCTTTGAGACTGACTCATTGTTAAAGCAGCTGAGTCTACAGCAGTTGGAAACAGCCatcaagaaacaaaaatgatCCCTTGAATTTCTTTCAAAGATGAAAgtcttgaaaataaaaccataaaagCCTACACTACCACCTGAACTAATATGTATTTGAGAAGGAAAATGCCAAACTACTGCACATTCTTTTTAATCCTGCATTACTTCCCCTCCATAACACTTGATGCCAGAGAGAGCTATGTGCATGACAGTGTGGAGAAGATTTCCATCACGCCCAGACTGTGCCTAAGTGCTCTCTCTCTGGTTGCTGGTGGCTGAAGAGGTTACAGCTTGcactgcagctcacagccctcAGCCATCACAATTCACAGCCAATGTACTAAAATAAGCTGAGCCCTGCCACAGCTTCAGTGTGCCCATGGTGGGGGATGCTAACTGCAGCTGTTCACAGGCAAATATATCTCTTGTTCTTCTCTCATTTGGAGGGATGgctgagggatggagcagaCAGTTAGGTGTGGTGACCTCTGAAATTGCCCTTGTGTGAATAATTGGAGCTTTTGAGTCAGAGGCTCAAGATACAAAAGCAAGTCTCTTCTCCACAGCCAGTGAGTCACAATGACATCAATCTCACTCCTTCAGTGTCAGTGACACCCTATTTGTAATCCTCATTTTCTGAAGTCTGGTGATTATTGCACCATTTTGGAGATTGGAGGTTTTTTGGAGGGATGTTTCCTTAATATATTAGTTTTTAGCCTTCACCTTTGAAAAGGTAAGCTTCAAAATGTTGTTGCATACATGCTTTGAAGGCTCAGGTGGTACAAGGGAGCTAAAGTAAAGCCATTagtattttaatcttttttaaacTACATGTGGGATCTGACTCAGGGTTTTTGAAACTCTGCTGTTAGTGCTGCTGCATAGCAAAGGAACCAAGCAAGAGATGGATGTCTTGCTACCTCAGGGCAGACCAAACAGGCTGTCCTTCCTCTGGCAGAATTGCCCTTAGTGTCAAGGATGTTTTTGCAGGACAAAACCAGGTTTGTGCCTCTTGTGAAGTGGCAGACTTAGGAAATACCTTGAGTGTTTTGTGCTGGGGAATATATCTTGTTATGAAGAACGTTTTCATTTCCCTGGTGTTGTAACTGATCATGCCTTCCTTAggtcccacagcccctctgagaAAACGAGGCAGGACATGGGGAGCAGACTCACCGATGCTGGTGCACTCCATCGTGTGGTTGTTGGCTTCCAGCCCATCAGGGCACTTTTCAAGGCACTTTCCACTGTATAAGTAAAACCCACTTTTACACTTTGTGCAGAAGTTTCTGGTGAAGCAGGTATCACAGTCAGCTTTACATTCTGAAATGCAAACAGTAAACAACAGCGTTGTTGCTCTGTGCCCTGAACTGCCATGGGCTCTCTCACATACACGAGAATTACACAATTCTAGCAATGTCAGACAATCCTCAAAGGAAACAAATTATGTTAGGTCTTCTTCCTGGCCAGTACACATGGTGAAGATAGCCACAGGTGACCCTGGCATGGGTGAGAACTTAGAAAGGATGGCCTGATGCTGAACAGCCTCACACTGCTAATCTTCTTGGAGACCTGTGCAAatggcaggcagagcagggcacatGAGAATAGcactgtgctgcttctgccctgccctggcaccacaTTGGTACTAATTAACCCCATGGGACACGAGGGCTCGGTCAGCTCCACACTCCTATCTCCTGTCTCCAGGAGATAAAAATATTcatccaggagaaaaaaaatatgccaGAATTTAGAATCTGCTTAGGAGTGGTTTTGATCAacatatctttctttttttttaaatagttccCTAAAGTTCAAGCAGATGTTCTGTAGTATCTAATGTATTCTCTATATGACTACCCAAATTGGCATTGCTGATACATTTCCCAGTTCTCAGAAATTTTTAAGAGAAATGCATAAAACCTTATGCATGGCACAGCTCATGTTTGATATGCAAGGCCACACACTGCTAAAAAGTGAGCAAATACTTTGCAGTGTCAAGTTACTCTGTAAGAGTTTACTCTGGGGTCCATTCATTAAATAACTTTTATTACCAGGTAAAAACTGGGAGAGTTTCTTGGCCATCACTCTTATGTTTTTATATCACCTGTGGGATTAAAAACAGTGAACTCAACAACAGAAAGAGGAGTGGGGAGGACATTGTGATCCTTTCCAGTTCATTTATGGTTCAAAAATCCATAGTGGGGTCAAAATATTGCTTGAGCAGTAGAGAATAGAGTTGGCTTCTCTGTCCCCCAGCCTGGAAACAACACAAACCAGtaaattcccccaaatcagGCTGAAACCTGGCCAGCTGAAACCTGGCCAGCTTCTACAGGCATTTAGAGGACTACAGTGAGCTTGAGACAAGCTATAAAGAGACCAGGGCAAACCACATCTCCAAAGCATGCCACCTGCCACCTTATTTCCTTGCTGCAGGGCTCAGGCGAGTGAGGGCAGTGGGTTAGACAGCTCCAGTACCAAGATTCAGCATTCCTCAGTCCCCTCTCTCTCTTCAGAGCTGCCGGCGTTCTCTTGCTTCTGGAGGGCACTTGTGCCCACCAGTGCTTCCCCTTCACATGGGGATgtagaggaggaggaggaggccatCACCGGGGTTCTAGGCAGGTCATTCATGCAAAGCCAGGATCCCTGAGCTTTAGGCCATTTTTGTGGTCTTTAACTTCTTGCTTGGGTTAATATTTACTGCACTACTACAAAGAACTGAGCAAATAAGGACAGAGCCTGTCCATCCCCTTCTCTGTTGACTTGACTCCTAAGGAGACACAGAATTCAAGAGAACAAACAAATCCACGTGCTTCCCCTTTCCCCAGCACTTACTTGCACACTTATTAATGTCGGGATACCGTGTCCCATAGTATCCGCTTGGACATGAGGAAAGACACACTCCGATCTGTTTCATGCCAATCCTCTCCAGAACGAAGAAGAGCCTGGGCTTACATGACAGGCATCCATTGTAGTCAGAGCATGTAGCACACCCTCCTTGGCAACCCTGGCTCACATTAGGATGcactgagaagaaaagaattaaaaaaaaacaaaaaaaacaaactgtgaGAAAACAATACATTAAACAAGACCATGACATAATGGTTCCTCTGCACTTGGAAGGGTGGACCATCCATCTCTCTGACAGCTCTTAAAGattgcttcattttttcttgTGTCTCTTATGACCTGACTTGtcattttagaaattatttcatctaCATAAAAATGAGAAGCTCAGCTGACACCTTTGCATCTTGCAGATATAACCAACAGTAAATGATCTTTGAAATAGATGATATGGAACAGCAGCATTCTAGAGAacattcatttttctcttccttattTTCAGGGGCTTTTCTGCCTTGTGTGCACTTGGCTCAGCAGATAAATTCATGTTCacttattctttcttttcctagttGGATGATAAAAAATCAATCTAGTGTATAGTTTCCTTTGTTGACTAAATGCCATTTTATTTGAGTTCTGCTGTGCAGGAGTATGCCCTTGTAAGATCTGATGATACTTTGCCTTAAAAAAAAGACACAGGAGAGCCATCCTTCTCAccctccttctttccctggaATGTTCTCTCTGGCATGTTTTTAATCTCTAACAATTACAACCTGATGTTTAGACTTAACTGTGGCATTTACCCTGCTACAGTCTCAGCATGTAGCATAGGTAGGATTATATTTGCCTTTCAATTGAATTGTTCTAATTCTTCAGACAAGGAAAGCGAAATTTATTGCACACACTGCCTAACTTCTTTAGGGGCTTGGGGATAGCAGGAAAGAGGATGCTGTTGCAGACTATCTTTTCAGTAGCAGACATTAATCTGCTGTGTGATACAATGAAATGTATTGCTTCTCAGTGGTAGAGAATAAAGTTTTGCATCCTTCTGTACTTGAGAAGATTTTACCTTACCTACTTTTAATTCCTTCGTGCTTGTTTTCTTAAATAAACTGAaactaaaaaaataatggaGCATCAACTAATGCCAGACCCTGTGTGCCCTCTTGTTTTGGCCTTGCCTTGCATgaaaaatggtaattttttaaagtgcaaGCTTTCATCTCTCAGCCTAACACACCTGGTTATATTTCatatatagaaaaaatataGTCCTCATTTACATTTGTAACTAATTTGTATTTCTAAATACTATTGGCTTCCtgttctgccttctcctcaggCCGGTGATAATTTTATAAATGTGCACATGCATGGTGTGACTGCCTATTTTAgtgctttgattttattttgatcTGCAGACACTGCTAACTAGTTTGCACGCACAATTAACTTGTTTTTTTCAACTCCTTTCTGTGGAGCCCTTGGAGGCAGAACCAGGAGTCCATATGGATCCATGGCTGGGGTGTTGagaggcagcactgcctgctgctcagggcaggcttGCCTGGCAGGGAAGttcagcagcacctctgtgctTTGCTCACTTACACTCTCAGCAGAAAAGACATGTCCCATGAATGGGAAAAGCACTTTGCTGGGCTCTGAGGCTTCAATGAAAAGTCCTGCGACCTGAAGAACCTCAAAGGGAATTCAAGTTCATTCTTCCTCTTTCATTAATAAAATGAGGAATGAGGGTTATTTCTCTCAGTAGGGCTGGGCACACATGAAATGTACAAACTTTGGCCTTGCTGTGCACAAGAATGCAAGAACTCAATTCTCTGTGTGTACTGAGACATTCATTTTGTAGCATAACCTAGAGGAAAGTGTGTTTACAATGAGTACATGACACCACTCTGAGAATAAATGACATTCAGCAGCGAGAAGTTGCAACCCCAATTCAGTTATCATACTTGCTTTCACCAGACTCTCAAAATACTGAATACTTAATAAATagaacccttttttttttctgaaaatattccaAAGGCACATAGCTTattgattttgaaattaagagcctggaaaattttttctttctaaagttAAGTAAATGAAAACATCCTTatctccctctcctctgtcTTGTGGCCCTTGTATGAAACAGCTTTAAAAGGCAGACAGAGTAATGTGATCTAAGAAGCTGACATTAAAAACTATCTGTGACTTTCCTTCATTAAGTCTGACAGTTGgatgaaaaagcagctgaagtacAAAATATTTGTCATCAAAGCTGCTGCATAAAATATGGATGATCACTTTTGACGGGAAACATATTATGTGTGAGCACCTGTGACACATCATTATGAATAGATTCTCTTGACAGAGAAAACATTATGTGCAACTGCTCTGAGGTCAAGATGTGTGTGTGAGCCAAGACAGGCAATCCTTTACTATTGAAATATGATAATTCTCTATAGCTAAGATCCATAACATGGCCAATTTCCATCTCCCCTTTAACTCCAGAAATACTgagtataaaataaaatgtacgCCTAGCCATTTTCACAATTTTTGCCTCTTCCCCTGGATTCCAGATACATCTCATACAAATAACACAGCAAAAAAGGAAAGCATAGTTCCAAATGGAGAATGTTATTGCTAGTGTTATGGAGCAAGGAATAGGATAAAATATGCAAGTCAAGCCCCACTGATTTCATGTCATGTTATAACTAAATGTATGAAGCACAATAAGTTACAGTTCTTGGAAattcttaaagaaaaatatcactGAAAATTCAAAATCAACATTTTACATAAAACATGGGTTTTCCTCTAAAAAACTATTAAAGAGATGCACTTTTTTCATTGTCTCTTACTGCATCTGGCATTTCTTTGAGTCTTGTACCTgtgtaataaaataatttctcttttgtctTGCAATAAAGGTAGAACCTTATTCTGGTCTAGGCAAGAATCAAAGCAGGGAGGGACAAGCCACATGCTCCAGAAACTGGCATTCTTTGAAAGCACTGGGCTTTGTCATTGaacctggaagaaaaaaaaaatgtggagccaAAATATTTGTGCCTAGAGGATGAGATAACGTGTTTGAAATTGGGCATCTCCAAGCTCCAGATGAAAATCTCACTCTTGTTACCTCTCAGCCTCCTCCCTCTCTGGTTCAGATCCAGATGCTTGCCATATCCTTGCAATGTCTGGGCCAGTCCTTCCCCTACTGCAAAAGCTGGGTGGGATTGAGGGGATTCCAGAATCCATTCAATCTTCTGCGTAAAGAGCTGGCCCTTACCCTTCCTCTCTCATTGCGGCAAATTGTTAGTACCTACCGATCTCAAGTGCTTCACCAGCTCCAACCATAACCCCAAAGAAGCAACCAGTAGTTTTACCTCTTTTTTTAACCAGTATCAGACACAGAGCTCAGACTTTAAGTGGTGTGCCACAGGAAGCTGTAAACATAAACCCCACCTAGTGAAATCCAGTCACAGTACACCAAGTGTAAGCATTGCTTCAAATTTCTATACTAAGGTAAACAGAAATGGGTAAGTAATGTATATCCACATTGAGAAACACTTTGAACTGAAAAAGCAGGTGATAAAGCACTAGGAGAGCACAGACCACTCCTGTTAGCCACAAATTATAGATGTGGTAAGAGGAATGAAGAGAGATTCAGTGCCTCGGCAGAGGGTTGGGCACTGTGGCCCCATGGGTTAGACACTGGCTGCAGAACCAGGAGGTATGGAGTTGCATAGCTACTGTCTTGGACAGTGGCAAATACGTTCAAACACACTCTTGATAAGTACACTTTCTTGAAACCACTTGGTCTTTGGTGCAGCCTGCTCCattacaaagacaaaaaaaatgaaacGTAAAAAATTCTCACCAACTTTCAGAACTGACTCAATGGGGAAGAAATATTCTATGCATGACCCTGCTAACCATTGAGTGCTCCACCCTTTTGTATCCAAACACTTTTTGAGCACAGTGAAATCATAGACTCTCAGGGATGGAAAATGCAGCATAGCAGTGGGCAAAGCAAATGGTAGGAGCACAGAGACCCACAGACAAATTCTTTCTCAGCTCTTACACAAACATCAGCCAGAAGTGATACAAACTACTCATTTGCAGACTCATGACAGGCTATAGGTCC
This window encodes:
- the RSPO3 gene encoding R-spondin-3, with translation MQLRLISWFFITLNFMEYIGSQHASRVRRQGRMHPNVSQGCQGGCATCSDYNGCLSCKPRLFFVLERIGMKQIGVCLSSCPSGYYGTRYPDINKCAKCKADCDTCFTRNFCTKCKSGFYLYSGKCLEKCPDGLEANNHTMECTSIVHCETSEWSPWSPCMKKGKTCGFKRGNEVRVKEIIQHPSARGNPCPATTESRKCIVQRKRCQKEGKGKKNKEEKRKKSNKDESKETRQEGKGRAARRQNREQRESNNKTQPKKRKAPNKEQDLAPADTAQ